The following are encoded in a window of Roseimaritima ulvae genomic DNA:
- a CDS encoding HAD-IIB family hydrolase: MIRLLTAETPQTKGDMNLLAEDNSLKISLISLHGLIRAKDPPLGFDSDTGGQIKYVLELARELAAQPQVREVELLTRQIIDPRLDEQYAQLEEPLCENAKIVRIPFGPKRYLKKESLWPYLEMFIDQTLIHFRRHGLPNIIHGHYADAGLAGAHLAQLLHVPFIFTGHSLGRVKRQRLSLGKASPESLERKYKFTQRIEAEEIALETASMVVTSTNQEIQQQYELYDHYQPERMEVIPPGVDLTEFSPLDADWEPPAFAKKIDCFLRDPDKPMILAMARPDERKNLEMLVDVYGQSEELQEIANLVLVMGTRTDMNELPKSQRHVIHNVLHKIDLYDLYGRVAYPKMHTPTDVPDLYRLAVSTHGVFVNPALTEPFGLTLLEAGATGLPIVATNDGGPRDIIANCNNGLLIDPMDGKGIEKSLLRVLTEPEQWQQWSEAGIAGTRQHYAWNNHAHRYLRDLNDILENSPTPALQQTSKRRLPEFDRIIITDLDNTLTGDPEGLAEFNDMIREHDHIGFGIATGRRLDSALQMIEELNLPQPDLIDTDAGTQLHYGQNLTPDRSWRQQIGFAWKPDEIRELLDTLPGFHLQDETHQSEYKISYEIDPENSPSVTEVHKALRGAGLRAKVVLSLGMYLDIIPVRGGSDLSMRHLLWKWGFSPDNVLVAGDSGNDAGMLLGRTLGVVVGNYSPELEEIRNRPRVYFAQAEHARGILEGIHYYQFLDNIVIPNDRIES, from the coding sequence ATGATTCGTCTGTTGACAGCGGAGACACCTCAAACCAAGGGCGATATGAACCTTCTTGCCGAAGACAACTCACTGAAAATTTCTCTCATCAGCCTGCACGGGCTGATCCGGGCCAAGGATCCTCCTTTGGGTTTCGATTCCGACACCGGTGGACAGATCAAGTACGTTCTGGAGCTGGCTCGCGAACTGGCCGCCCAGCCGCAGGTTCGCGAAGTCGAATTGCTGACCCGGCAAATCATCGACCCCCGCTTGGACGAGCAATACGCTCAGCTGGAAGAGCCGCTGTGCGAAAATGCAAAAATCGTGCGGATTCCCTTCGGCCCTAAACGTTATCTGAAGAAAGAGTCGCTGTGGCCGTATCTGGAGATGTTTATCGACCAGACGCTGATCCACTTCCGTCGCCATGGCCTGCCGAACATCATTCATGGGCACTACGCCGACGCCGGCTTGGCCGGAGCCCACTTGGCTCAATTGCTGCACGTCCCGTTTATCTTCACCGGACACTCGCTGGGCCGCGTCAAGCGTCAGCGGTTGAGTTTGGGGAAAGCGAGTCCGGAGTCGCTGGAGAGAAAATACAAGTTCACGCAGCGTATCGAAGCCGAAGAGATTGCGTTGGAAACGGCTTCGATGGTCGTCACCAGTACCAATCAAGAAATCCAGCAGCAGTACGAGCTGTACGATCACTACCAGCCCGAGCGGATGGAGGTCATCCCGCCGGGCGTCGACCTGACCGAATTCTCGCCGCTCGACGCCGATTGGGAACCGCCCGCATTCGCCAAGAAAATCGACTGTTTTCTGCGGGATCCCGACAAGCCCATGATCCTGGCCATGGCCCGCCCGGATGAGCGTAAAAATCTAGAGATGCTGGTCGACGTCTATGGGCAGAGCGAAGAGCTGCAGGAGATCGCCAACTTGGTGCTGGTGATGGGAACCCGCACCGACATGAACGAGTTGCCCAAGTCGCAGCGACACGTAATCCATAACGTGCTGCACAAAATCGACCTCTACGATCTGTATGGCCGGGTGGCGTATCCCAAAATGCACACCCCCACGGACGTCCCCGATCTGTATCGTTTGGCGGTGTCCACTCACGGCGTATTTGTGAATCCCGCCCTGACCGAGCCGTTTGGTTTAACGCTGCTGGAAGCCGGCGCCACCGGGTTGCCGATCGTGGCCACCAATGACGGCGGTCCGCGGGACATCATCGCCAACTGCAATAACGGGCTATTGATCGATCCGATGGACGGCAAGGGGATTGAAAAGTCGTTGCTGCGGGTACTCACCGAACCCGAACAATGGCAGCAGTGGTCCGAAGCGGGAATCGCCGGCACCCGCCAGCATTACGCTTGGAACAATCACGCCCATCGCTACCTCCGCGACCTGAACGATATCCTGGAGAACAGCCCCACGCCGGCCCTCCAGCAAACCTCCAAACGGCGGCTGCCCGAGTTCGATCGGATCATCATCACCGACTTGGACAATACCTTGACCGGCGATCCGGAAGGCTTGGCCGAATTTAACGACATGATTCGCGAGCACGACCACATCGGCTTTGGGATCGCCACAGGCCGCCGCTTGGACAGCGCCTTGCAGATGATCGAGGAATTGAATCTGCCCCAGCCGGATCTGATCGATACCGACGCCGGCACCCAGCTGCACTATGGCCAAAACCTGACGCCCGACCGTTCGTGGCGGCAGCAGATCGGGTTTGCCTGGAAGCCCGACGAAATCCGCGAGCTGTTGGATACGCTGCCGGGCTTCCATTTGCAGGACGAAACCCATCAGTCGGAATACAAAATCAGCTATGAGATCGACCCTGAGAATTCGCCCAGCGTGACCGAAGTTCACAAGGCCCTTCGCGGCGCCGGATTGCGTGCTAAGGTTGTTCTGTCACTAGGCATGTATTTAGATATTATTCCCGTCCGCGGCGGCAGTGATCTGTCAATGCGGCATTTGCTCTGGAAATGGGGCTTTTCGCCCGATAATGTGCTGGTCGCCGGCGATTCGGGCAACGATGCGGGGATGCTGCTAGGCCGCACTTTGGGGGTGGTCGTAGGCAACTACAGCCCCGAACTGGAAGAAATTCGTAATCGACCTCGCGTCTATTTCGCCCAGGCCGAGCATGCACGTGGCATTTTGGAGGGGATTCACTATTACCAATTCTTAGACAACATCGTCATACCGAATGATCGGATCGAATCTTAA
- a CDS encoding amylosucrase has translation MIGSNLNGTATVGAPGASRGIQFESELSLKRLLPRIEPVWQAAGTDAKVQHEFETRLEEHWLPLFVLLRELYGDRYDFFYHLEQILLTAAQAWANRPAALRAVDHHRINEPDWFMSEKMVGGALYVDLFSDNLGQLRQHIGYFQSLGLTYLHLMPLFAVRPGDNDGGYAISNYRSVDPRLGTLEDLKLLADDLREAGITLVLDFVFNHTSDDHEWAQRAQAGDLEYQQFYYIFPDREMPDQYERTLREIFPTVRRGNFTWHDGMQQWVWTTFNNFQWDLNYHNPAVFRAMLEEMFFIADTGVDILRLDAVAFIWKQMGTSCENLPQAHLLIQAFNRLARIATPGLLFKSEAIVHPDEVVKYIGRDECQISYNPTLMALLWESLATREVKLLSQSLSHRHKLPTETAWVNYLRCHDDIGWTFDDADAAAIGINAYNHRQFLNRFYTGQFEGSFARGIPFQENLATGDMRIAGTMASLAGLELAIEEDDETAKQEAIGRILLLQGVTLSIGGIPLLYLGEEWGMLNDYDFVKDPAKAGDTRWVHRPKMKWEFLEELDDSVTVEGGSIRRRLYRALQNMIAVRSSLPALAGQNMELVNTGNPHVLSFVRHRDAHRLIVVANFCERPQSMSGNMLRTAGLGRFFEDALSGQTYGTSQDLHIEPYQILWLKRV, from the coding sequence ATGATCGGATCGAATCTTAACGGGACCGCCACAGTGGGCGCCCCCGGTGCGTCGCGTGGCATCCAGTTCGAATCCGAGCTGTCTCTGAAGCGGTTATTGCCACGGATTGAACCGGTTTGGCAAGCGGCGGGTACCGACGCCAAAGTCCAGCACGAATTTGAAACGCGGCTCGAAGAACATTGGCTGCCGTTGTTCGTACTGCTGCGCGAGCTGTACGGCGACCGCTACGACTTCTTCTACCACCTGGAACAGATCCTGCTCACGGCCGCTCAGGCCTGGGCAAACCGTCCCGCGGCACTTCGCGCTGTGGACCATCACCGCATCAATGAACCCGATTGGTTCATGTCCGAAAAGATGGTCGGCGGCGCGCTGTACGTGGACCTGTTCAGCGACAACCTCGGCCAGCTCCGCCAACACATCGGCTACTTTCAAAGTCTGGGCCTGACCTACTTGCACTTGATGCCTCTGTTCGCCGTCCGCCCCGGCGACAACGACGGCGGCTACGCGATCAGCAACTACCGCTCGGTTGACCCCCGACTGGGCACGCTGGAAGATCTCAAACTGTTGGCGGATGACCTCCGCGAGGCGGGCATCACCCTGGTCTTGGACTTTGTCTTCAACCATACCTCGGACGATCACGAATGGGCCCAGCGAGCTCAGGCCGGTGATCTGGAGTACCAGCAGTTCTATTACATCTTTCCCGACCGCGAGATGCCCGATCAGTACGAGCGGACGCTGCGGGAAATTTTTCCCACCGTCCGTCGCGGAAACTTCACCTGGCACGACGGCATGCAGCAATGGGTGTGGACCACCTTTAATAATTTCCAGTGGGATCTGAACTATCACAATCCCGCCGTGTTCCGCGCGATGCTGGAAGAGATGTTTTTCATCGCCGATACCGGCGTCGACATCCTGCGGCTCGATGCGGTGGCGTTTATCTGGAAACAGATGGGCACCAGCTGTGAGAACCTGCCCCAGGCGCATCTACTGATTCAGGCCTTCAATCGCCTGGCCCGCATCGCCACGCCGGGGCTGTTGTTTAAGTCCGAAGCCATCGTGCATCCCGACGAAGTGGTTAAGTACATCGGCCGCGACGAATGCCAGATCTCGTACAACCCCACGCTGATGGCGCTGCTCTGGGAATCGCTGGCCACACGCGAGGTCAAGCTGCTGTCCCAGTCGCTCAGCCATCGTCATAAGCTGCCGACAGAAACCGCTTGGGTCAACTACCTCCGCTGTCACGACGATATCGGCTGGACGTTTGACGATGCCGACGCGGCGGCCATCGGCATCAACGCCTACAACCATCGACAGTTCTTAAATCGTTTCTACACCGGCCAGTTCGAAGGCTCGTTCGCACGCGGGATTCCCTTTCAAGAGAACTTGGCCACCGGGGATATGCGGATCGCCGGCACGATGGCGTCGCTGGCCGGTCTGGAATTGGCGATCGAAGAGGACGACGAAACGGCCAAACAGGAAGCCATCGGTCGGATCCTGTTGCTACAAGGCGTAACGCTCAGCATCGGCGGCATCCCGCTGCTGTACCTGGGCGAAGAATGGGGCATGTTGAACGACTACGATTTCGTCAAAGACCCGGCGAAAGCCGGTGATACCCGCTGGGTCCATCGGCCTAAGATGAAGTGGGAGTTCTTGGAAGAGCTGGACGACAGCGTAACGGTCGAAGGCGGCTCGATCCGGCGGCGTCTGTACCGCGCCCTGCAAAACATGATCGCCGTCCGCAGTTCGTTGCCCGCGCTGGCCGGACAAAACATGGAACTGGTCAACACCGGCAATCCCCATGTGCTGAGTTTCGTGCGTCACCGCGACGCCCATCGCTTGATCGTCGTCGCCAACTTCTGCGAACGTCCGCAGTCGATGTCTGGCAACATGCTGAGAACCGCCGGCCTGGGGCGATTTTTCGAAGACGCTCTGAGCGGGCAAACCTACGGCACCAGTCAAGACCTACACATCGAACCCTATCAAATCCTCTGGCTCAAACGCGTGTAA
- a CDS encoding HAD-IIB family hydrolase, whose translation MNSPHTAPLVLATDLDGTLIPLDDNPQHRRDLSVLQTELQQRKASLVFVTGRHFESVQQAITQYQLPLPQWIICDVGTSLFARQPNDDFAPVTAYAQHLQQRIEGTTVERLQQHLAAIDGMRLQESEKQGPFKLSYYADAAGLDGIVEQIEARLQTTAAPYRVIASVDPFNNDGLIDLLPRGVSKAHALEFWSQQQDLDRQAILFAGDSGNDVAALTAGYRSIVVGNAADTVVQQVRQTHQSQGWTDRLYVAKAMATSGVLEGLRHYAPRTSAFPG comes from the coding sequence GTGAATTCGCCCCACACCGCGCCGCTGGTTCTGGCCACGGATCTGGACGGCACCCTGATTCCGCTGGACGACAACCCGCAACATCGTCGAGATCTATCCGTCCTGCAAACGGAATTGCAGCAGCGCAAGGCATCGCTGGTGTTTGTTACCGGTCGGCACTTCGAATCGGTGCAGCAAGCCATCACGCAGTACCAATTGCCGCTGCCCCAGTGGATCATCTGCGACGTCGGCACGTCCTTGTTCGCCCGCCAGCCCAACGACGACTTTGCCCCGGTGACCGCGTACGCCCAACACTTGCAACAACGTATCGAAGGCACGACGGTCGAGCGGTTGCAGCAGCACCTGGCCGCGATCGATGGGATGCGTCTGCAGGAAAGCGAAAAACAGGGACCGTTTAAGCTCAGCTACTACGCCGACGCCGCGGGGTTGGACGGGATCGTCGAACAAATCGAAGCTCGCTTACAAACCACGGCGGCTCCCTACCGGGTGATCGCCAGCGTCGATCCGTTCAATAACGACGGCCTGATCGATCTGTTACCGCGCGGCGTCTCCAAAGCCCACGCGCTGGAGTTTTGGTCGCAGCAGCAGGATCTGGATCGGCAAGCGATTCTATTCGCCGGCGATTCCGGAAATGACGTGGCGGCATTGACGGCCGGCTATCGCAGCATCGTCGTCGGCAACGCCGCCGACACAGTGGTCCAACAAGTCCGCCAGACCCATCAATCGCAAGGCTGGACGGACCGGCTGTACGTGGCCAAGGCAATGGCCACCAGCGGAGTCCTGGAAGGCCTGCGGCACTACGCCCCTCGTACGTCGGCCTTTCCAGGCTGA